In a single window of the Subtercola sp. PAMC28395 genome:
- the gltX gene encoding glutamate--tRNA ligase yields the protein MSISELPPFSTATGTDVRVRFCPSPTGTPHVGLIRTALFNWAYARHTGGKLIFRIEDTDAARDSEESYEQLLDALTWLRIDWDEGVVKGGPHAPYRQSQRTSIYEEIIEKLKASGHLYESFSTAEEIDARNEANGRAKQLGYDNFDRTLTDAAREAFRAEGRVPALRLRVPDTDLSFDDLVRGEITFPAGSFVDFVVVRPNGAPLYTFVNPVDDALMGITHVLRGEDLLSSTPRQIALYDALVSIGVTTFIPRFGHLPYVMGEGNKKLSKRDPEANLFHHRDRGFIPEGLINYLALLGWSLTHDRDVFSIDEMVAAFDVVDVNPNPARFDLKKAESINGDHIRLLAVDDFAARTVPYLVGAGILTEPLTDAQATVLAEAAPLVQERMALLGEAPAMLGFLFQQAADVEYQPDALATLPENTGVILAAAVGALELIELENFTHERIKDDLAIALIDGLGLKPRIAYGPLRVALSGRKISPPLFESMQILGKQESIARLVRLTQER from the coding sequence ATGTCAATCTCAGAGCTCCCCCCGTTCTCCACCGCAACCGGCACCGACGTTCGTGTTCGTTTCTGCCCGTCGCCCACCGGTACGCCGCACGTCGGCCTGATCAGAACCGCCCTGTTCAATTGGGCGTATGCGCGCCACACAGGCGGCAAGCTGATCTTCCGCATCGAAGACACCGATGCCGCCCGCGACTCCGAAGAGAGCTACGAGCAGCTGCTCGACGCGCTCACCTGGTTGCGCATCGACTGGGACGAGGGTGTCGTCAAGGGCGGTCCGCACGCCCCCTACCGGCAGTCGCAGCGCACCAGCATCTACGAGGAGATCATCGAGAAGCTGAAGGCTAGCGGCCACCTCTACGAGAGCTTCTCGACCGCCGAAGAGATCGACGCTCGCAACGAGGCGAACGGCCGCGCCAAGCAGCTCGGCTACGACAACTTCGACCGCACCCTGACCGATGCCGCTCGCGAGGCCTTCCGTGCGGAGGGCCGCGTGCCCGCGCTCCGCCTGCGCGTTCCAGACACCGACCTCAGCTTCGACGACCTCGTGCGCGGCGAGATCACCTTCCCGGCCGGCAGCTTCGTCGACTTCGTCGTCGTTCGCCCCAACGGCGCCCCGCTCTACACTTTCGTGAACCCCGTCGACGATGCCCTGATGGGCATCACCCACGTGCTGCGCGGCGAAGACCTGCTGAGTTCGACCCCGCGGCAGATCGCCCTGTACGACGCCCTGGTGTCGATCGGCGTCACCACGTTCATCCCGCGCTTCGGTCACCTGCCGTACGTCATGGGCGAGGGCAACAAGAAGCTGAGCAAGCGCGACCCCGAGGCGAACCTCTTCCACCACCGCGACCGGGGCTTCATTCCCGAAGGCCTCATCAACTACCTGGCCCTGCTCGGCTGGTCGCTCACCCACGACCGCGACGTGTTCTCGATCGACGAGATGGTCGCCGCGTTCGACGTGGTCGATGTCAACCCGAACCCCGCGCGATTCGACCTGAAGAAGGCCGAGTCGATCAACGGTGACCACATCCGCCTGCTCGCGGTCGATGACTTCGCCGCACGCACGGTTCCGTACCTGGTGGGCGCGGGCATCCTGACCGAACCGCTGACGGATGCCCAGGCCACCGTTCTCGCCGAAGCAGCCCCCCTCGTGCAGGAGCGCATGGCCCTGCTCGGCGAGGCGCCCGCCATGCTCGGCTTCCTGTTCCAGCAGGCCGCCGATGTCGAGTACCAGCCGGATGCCCTGGCCACCCTCCCCGAGAACACCGGCGTCATTCTGGCCGCTGCCGTCGGGGCCCTCGAGTTGATCGAACTCGAGAATTTCACGCACGAGCGCATCAAAGACGACCTCGCCATCGCGCTCATCGACGGGCTCGGCCTCAAGCCGCGCATCGCGTACGGGCCGCTGCGGGTCGCGTTGAGTGGGCGCAAGATCTCGCCGCCTCTCTTCGAGTCGATGCAGATCCTCGGCAAGCAGGAGTCGATCGCGCGACTCGTGCGTCTCACGCAGGAGCGCTGA
- a CDS encoding NAD(P)/FAD-dependent oxidoreductase codes for MTEAADEVFDVIIIGAGPAGLSAGLNLVRARRRVLMLDSNRPRHSATLMSHGFLTRDGVPPLLLRKLGREEFEKYPEASFHQAMVISIERIEEPGPDGEPVGELIVVHSKGIRGSGDRTATARTLLIATGLLETLPALPSIRAFYGTSMHSCTECDGYEKSNAPLALIGETGDLAERALLLSQWSNDLIVFTNGADVLTPADAAALDARGIGVERRPIADIEGDRSGMTGISLTDGTVIARSGGFVRPEWTTALDYESMLGLQTDDENLLVVDGNGRTSVSGVFAAGDSTPPGAQQLIVAAGEGAKVAAAINRHLIGIL; via the coding sequence GTGACTGAGGCTGCCGACGAGGTGTTCGACGTCATCATCATCGGCGCGGGTCCGGCCGGGCTCAGCGCCGGGCTCAACCTGGTGCGGGCGCGCCGCCGCGTGCTGATGCTCGACAGCAATCGACCCCGACACTCGGCCACCCTCATGTCGCACGGGTTCCTGACCCGCGACGGCGTGCCCCCGCTGCTGCTGCGCAAGCTCGGCCGTGAGGAGTTCGAGAAGTACCCCGAAGCCAGCTTCCACCAGGCCATGGTCATTTCGATCGAACGCATCGAGGAGCCCGGCCCAGACGGCGAGCCGGTGGGCGAGCTGATCGTGGTGCACTCCAAGGGCATCCGTGGTTCGGGCGACCGAACGGCGACGGCCCGCACCCTGCTCATTGCGACCGGGCTCCTCGAGACGCTGCCGGCGCTGCCGAGCATCCGGGCCTTTTACGGCACAAGCATGCACAGCTGCACCGAATGCGACGGCTACGAGAAGTCGAATGCCCCGCTCGCCCTCATCGGCGAAACCGGAGACCTCGCCGAACGGGCCCTGCTGCTCTCGCAGTGGTCGAACGACCTCATCGTGTTCACGAATGGGGCCGACGTGCTCACCCCGGCAGACGCGGCAGCGCTCGATGCGCGCGGAATCGGCGTCGAACGCCGCCCGATCGCCGACATCGAGGGCGACCGCAGCGGGATGACCGGCATCTCCCTCACAGACGGCACCGTCATTGCGCGAAGCGGCGGTTTCGTGCGCCCCGAGTGGACCACCGCCCTCGACTACGAATCGATGCTCGGCCTTCAGACCGACGACGAGAACCTGCTGGTGGTCGACGGCAACGGGCGCACCTCGGTTTCCGGCGTCTTCGCGGCCGGCGACTCGACCCCGCCAGGCGCGCAGCAGCTCATCGTCGCGGCGGGCGAGGGTGCCAAGGTGGCGGCCGCGATCAACCGGCACCTGATCGGCATTCTCTAG
- a CDS encoding DUF4145 domain-containing protein — protein MKFEEVKYRDCGYCRTVQVAMTVQWSDRRLKDAQNVQHYWAALSCPRCGRVTLVEMSMQDDVNSGDSSISPRSDVTALRATPSGEDPAVAVSHLPDDVRGFYEDASRVLQAGVPDAAAVQLRKTLEAAAAHKGIKEKQLVSSIRKLVEEGYVTLDFKDVMTHIRQIGNSGAHYTDERLTAPEVERSLRFTTQVLRNLFEVPGELDELRREAEAADPTTKAEESVSQDETTLLI, from the coding sequence ATGAAATTCGAGGAAGTCAAGTATCGCGATTGTGGCTATTGTCGAACGGTACAGGTAGCGATGACTGTGCAGTGGTCGGATCGGAGACTGAAGGACGCCCAGAACGTTCAACATTACTGGGCCGCCCTTTCTTGTCCTCGATGCGGGCGCGTCACCCTGGTTGAAATGTCCATGCAGGACGATGTCAATTCCGGCGACTCAAGCATTAGTCCGAGATCTGATGTGACCGCCTTGCGCGCGACGCCCAGCGGCGAGGACCCCGCTGTGGCGGTAAGTCATCTCCCCGACGACGTTCGTGGGTTCTATGAGGACGCCTCGAGGGTTCTCCAAGCCGGTGTGCCAGACGCCGCGGCGGTGCAACTTCGAAAGACGCTCGAGGCTGCTGCTGCTCATAAAGGAATTAAAGAGAAGCAGCTCGTTAGTTCGATCAGGAAACTGGTCGAGGAGGGTTACGTGACACTCGATTTCAAGGATGTCATGACTCACATTCGTCAGATCGGAAACAGCGGTGCGCACTACACGGATGAGAGGCTTACGGCGCCCGAGGTTGAGCGTTCACTTCGTTTCACCACGCAGGTATTGCGCAATTTGTTTGAGGTTCCCGGCGAGCTAGACGAGCTTCGACGCGAGGCGGAGGCTGCCGACCCCACAACGAAGGCGGAAGAATCTGTTTCTCAAGATGAAACTACGCTCCTCATTTAG
- the istA gene encoding IS21 family transposase, with amino-acid sequence MITVEDWALIRRLHKGEGLSQREIAKRLGLARDTVAKAISTDGPPKYVRPPRPSEVRDLEPAIRELLKAYPRMPATVIAERLGWQGSITWFRQNVARLRPEYAPADPADRLSYRPGDQAQCDLWFPPVKIPLGHGQTGSPPVLVIVPSNSRFITAMMLPTRTTPDLLAGMWELLQGQLGAVPHRLIWDNEAGIGRRNSFAEGVASFTGTLATRIVQLKPFDPESKGIVERANQYLETSFLPGRTFTSPADFNDQLVVWLRRANNRQVRRLAAKPSELIGVDRAAMVPLPPIAPNVGFSSKVRLPRDYYVTVLGNDYSVDPAGIGRMVDVRANLRTVTVTLDGKLLAQHDRVWARGQSIADPTHVGSAKTLRTLFQTRTPAVPERYDRDLADYDQAFGVSFDPAGEVA; translated from the coding sequence GTGATCACAGTGGAAGATTGGGCGTTGATTCGTCGCCTTCATAAGGGTGAGGGGCTGTCGCAGCGAGAGATCGCTAAACGGCTCGGGCTGGCCAGGGACACGGTCGCGAAAGCGATTAGTACTGATGGGCCACCGAAGTACGTCCGGCCGCCGAGGCCGTCGGAGGTGCGCGATCTCGAGCCGGCGATCAGGGAATTGCTGAAGGCGTATCCGCGGATGCCTGCGACGGTGATCGCGGAGCGGTTGGGTTGGCAGGGCTCGATCACCTGGTTTCGTCAGAATGTGGCCCGGCTCCGCCCGGAGTACGCACCCGCTGACCCGGCTGACCGGCTCAGCTACCGGCCGGGTGATCAGGCGCAATGTGATCTGTGGTTCCCGCCGGTGAAGATCCCGCTCGGTCACGGTCAAACAGGGTCACCGCCGGTACTTGTGATCGTGCCCTCGAATTCACGGTTCATCACCGCGATGATGCTGCCCACCCGCACGACACCCGATCTGCTCGCTGGGATGTGGGAGCTGCTGCAGGGTCAGCTCGGGGCCGTGCCGCATCGGCTGATTTGGGATAACGAGGCCGGGATCGGCCGGCGGAACTCGTTCGCCGAAGGTGTTGCCTCGTTCACCGGTACCCTCGCGACCCGGATCGTGCAGCTGAAACCGTTCGACCCGGAATCCAAGGGCATCGTTGAACGAGCGAACCAATACTTAGAAACCTCGTTCCTACCTGGCCGTACGTTCACCTCACCCGCCGATTTCAACGACCAGCTGGTCGTGTGGTTGCGGCGGGCCAATAACCGGCAGGTTCGCCGCCTCGCCGCGAAACCTTCCGAGCTGATCGGCGTGGACCGTGCTGCGATGGTGCCGCTGCCGCCGATCGCGCCGAACGTTGGCTTCAGCTCGAAGGTCAGGCTGCCGAGGGATTACTACGTCACCGTGCTCGGTAACGACTATTCCGTCGACCCTGCTGGTATCGGCCGGATGGTTGACGTGCGCGCGAACTTGCGTACCGTGACCGTCACCCTCGACGGGAAGTTGCTCGCGCAGCACGACCGGGTATGGGCCAGGGGTCAGTCGATCGCCGACCCAACCCATGTTGGCTCAGCCAAGACGTTACGGACTTTGTTTCAAACCCGAACTCCTGCGGTACCGGAACGGTATGACCGTGACCTCGCCGACTACGACCAGGCGTTCGGGGTCAGCTTCGACCCGGCCGGTGAGGTCGCCTGA
- the istB gene encoding IS21-like element helper ATPase IstB: MSNETVSQIEYYARALKAPRIREAAARLAIQARDASWTHEEYLAAVLSREVSAREASGAELRIRAAGFPGRKSIEDFAFDHQPALKRDTIAHLGTNSWLADAQNVVLLGPPGTGKTHLAIGLGIKASHAGYRVLFATATDWITRLQTAHTLGRLPQELGKLRRYGLIIVDEVGYIPFDKDAANLFFQLVSSRYEHASLILTSNLPFAGWGDTFGDHVVAAAMIDRIVHHAEVITLKGASYRLKDTGIKTLPSTRPENTAE; the protein is encoded by the coding sequence ATGAGCAACGAGACCGTCAGCCAAATCGAGTACTACGCCCGAGCATTGAAAGCGCCACGCATTCGGGAGGCCGCGGCCCGGCTCGCCATACAAGCCCGTGACGCCTCCTGGACGCACGAGGAGTACCTCGCCGCGGTGCTCTCTCGTGAAGTATCTGCCCGCGAAGCGTCCGGCGCCGAGCTCCGGATTCGCGCTGCGGGGTTTCCGGGACGTAAATCGATCGAGGACTTCGCGTTCGATCACCAACCCGCTCTGAAGCGCGACACCATCGCGCACCTCGGCACCAACAGCTGGCTCGCCGACGCCCAGAACGTCGTCCTCCTCGGCCCGCCCGGTACCGGGAAAACGCACCTCGCGATCGGCCTGGGCATCAAAGCGTCACACGCCGGCTACCGGGTGCTGTTCGCCACTGCGACGGACTGGATCACAAGACTGCAAACCGCGCACACACTCGGGCGGCTCCCGCAAGAACTCGGCAAACTCCGCCGGTACGGACTGATCATCGTCGACGAGGTCGGCTACATCCCGTTCGACAAAGACGCCGCGAACCTGTTCTTCCAACTCGTGTCATCCCGCTACGAACACGCCTCTCTGATCCTCACCAGCAACCTGCCCTTCGCTGGCTGGGGCGACACCTTCGGCGACCACGTCGTCGCCGCGGCAATGATCGACCGGATCGTGCACCACGCCGAAGTCATCACCCTCAAAGGCGCCAGTTACCGGCTGAAAGACACCGGCATCAAAACCCTCCCATCCACCAGACCCGAGAACACGGCAGAATAA
- a CDS encoding nuclease-related domain-containing protein, which yields MTDPREHLDRFGAKGEQGSVGERIYVDRIRRRFGDRYEVFTSLSIPGFAGDVDLFLLNGDRLVILDIKYWRSAFYCSIPWWPRPIYPRRDLVPLLKDGMWELSRNMVLALNTPRALLPDLVIHAGVVFAPMPRQPERLFVNLLFWPGPVLPIFSVTQL from the coding sequence ATGACCGATCCCCGCGAGCACCTCGACCGATTCGGAGCGAAGGGTGAGCAAGGCAGCGTGGGCGAACGAATCTATGTCGATCGCATCCGCAGGCGCTTTGGTGACAGATATGAAGTGTTCACCTCGCTATCCATTCCAGGGTTCGCGGGGGACGTCGATCTGTTTCTACTCAACGGCGATCGCCTCGTCATTTTGGATATCAAGTACTGGCGTAGTGCTTTCTACTGTTCGATCCCGTGGTGGCCACGTCCGATCTACCCGCGGCGAGATCTTGTGCCGCTCCTCAAAGACGGCATGTGGGAGCTCAGCCGCAACATGGTGCTCGCGCTCAACACGCCCCGCGCCCTACTACCCGATCTCGTAATCCATGCCGGCGTCGTATTTGCTCCCATGCCGAGGCAACCAGAACGACTCTTCGTGAATCTTCTCTTCTGGCCGGGACCGGTGCTGCCGATCTTCTCCGTGACTCAGCTCTAG
- a CDS encoding IS256 family transposase: MTAPHIVDPYGLLREALGDASPDLLRSLLQTMINALLSADADAVVGAEWGKPSPDRTAQRNGYRHRDLDTRVGTIDVAVPKLRSGTYFPEWLLERRKRAEAAMITVIADCYLAGVSTRRMDKLVKTLGIHSLSKSQVSRMAADLDEHVAQFRHRPLGDAGPFTFVAADALTMKVREGGRVINAVVLVATGVNADGRREVLGLRVATSETGAAWNSFFADLTARGLTGVRLVTSDAHQGLVEAIAANLPGAAWQRCRTHYAANLMSVCPKSIWPAVKAMLHSVYDQPDADAVHAQYDRLLDYVEEKLPAAFEHLDAARVDILAFTTFPDGLWQQVWSNNPNERLNREIRRRTDSVGIFPNRDAITRLVGAVLAEQTDEWAEGRRYLGIDILTKARLTLLPNTRTEVTEPALQLSA, from the coding sequence ATGACCGCTCCACATATTGTCGACCCTTATGGCCTGCTCCGCGAAGCCCTCGGCGACGCGTCTCCGGATCTGCTGCGCAGCCTGCTGCAAACCATGATCAATGCCCTCCTCTCCGCCGACGCCGATGCTGTGGTTGGTGCGGAATGGGGCAAACCCTCGCCCGACCGTACCGCGCAACGCAACGGGTACCGGCACCGCGACCTCGATACCCGTGTTGGCACGATCGATGTCGCTGTTCCGAAGCTCCGTTCGGGCACGTATTTCCCGGAATGGCTGCTCGAAAGACGCAAACGCGCCGAGGCGGCGATGATCACCGTGATCGCGGACTGCTACCTCGCCGGCGTCAGTACCCGCCGGATGGACAAACTCGTGAAAACCTTAGGGATTCACTCGTTGTCGAAGTCACAGGTGTCAAGGATGGCAGCCGACCTCGATGAACATGTCGCCCAGTTCCGGCACCGACCGCTCGGCGACGCGGGCCCGTTCACGTTCGTCGCCGCCGACGCGCTGACGATGAAGGTCCGTGAGGGTGGCCGGGTCATCAACGCCGTCGTTCTCGTCGCTACCGGTGTGAACGCTGACGGACGCCGCGAGGTCCTCGGCCTGCGAGTTGCGACGTCAGAGACCGGTGCGGCGTGGAACAGCTTCTTCGCCGACCTCACAGCCCGCGGCCTTACCGGCGTGCGGCTGGTGACCTCCGACGCGCACCAGGGCCTGGTCGAAGCGATCGCTGCGAACCTGCCAGGAGCTGCGTGGCAACGCTGCCGCACCCACTACGCAGCGAACCTGATGAGTGTGTGCCCGAAGAGCATCTGGCCGGCAGTGAAAGCGATGCTCCACAGCGTCTATGACCAGCCCGACGCGGACGCCGTGCACGCCCAATACGACAGGCTCTTGGACTACGTCGAAGAGAAACTCCCCGCAGCGTTTGAGCACCTTGATGCCGCCAGGGTTGACATCCTCGCGTTTACGACGTTCCCCGACGGGCTCTGGCAGCAGGTCTGGTCCAATAATCCGAACGAGCGCCTGAATCGGGAGATCCGGCGCCGTACCGACAGCGTCGGGATCTTCCCCAACCGCGACGCGATCACCCGACTCGTCGGAGCCGTCCTCGCCGAACAAACCGACGAATGGGCCGAAGGACGCCGCTACCTCGGCATCGACATCCTCACCAAAGCCCGCCTCACCCTCCTACCCAACACCAGAACCGAGGTGACCGAACCAGCACTCCAACTCAGCGCCTAA
- a CDS encoding IS1380 family transposase encodes MQVSHVSRSAAWSFDDPNLVSSVGLLPVMRLAENAGLRDLADQWLSVPTDKGANAGLKVSSLVAGMVAGADSIDDMAVLRHGGMGKIFTSIYAPSTLGSFLRSFTFGHVRQLDAVASRLLINLAAEAPIVSPPADGGLVFVDVDDTIIEVHGPKKQGAGFGYSGVRGINALLATVSTDTTAPVVIGQRLRKGAAGSPRGAARIVADALKTVTRLPGMNAAPVLLRADSAYYGHATVSAALRAGANVSITARQDPAVKRAIHAIPDDAWTKIEYPNAIYDPDTATWTSVAEVAEVPFTAFASRPKKDHVHGRLVVRRIPELNKKKLSQPTLFDTHRFHAFFTTSTLDTITADQIHRRHAIIEQVNADLKNSALAHMPSGVFTANAAWLVLAVIAFNLTRTAATITGSALASATTGTIRQKLINIPARIATSARRIRLHLPENWPWETAWTTLVTHSLAPPRR; translated from the coding sequence GTGCAAGTTTCTCACGTCTCCCGGTCCGCTGCCTGGTCATTCGATGACCCGAATCTCGTGTCGTCCGTCGGCTTACTCCCGGTCATGCGCCTCGCCGAGAACGCAGGCCTCCGTGACCTCGCCGACCAGTGGTTGAGCGTCCCGACAGACAAGGGCGCGAATGCCGGGTTGAAGGTGTCCTCGCTGGTGGCCGGGATGGTCGCCGGCGCGGATTCGATTGATGACATGGCGGTGCTGCGCCACGGCGGGATGGGGAAGATCTTCACATCGATCTACGCCCCCTCGACGTTGGGGTCGTTCCTCCGATCGTTTACGTTCGGGCACGTCCGCCAACTCGACGCCGTCGCGTCCCGGCTGCTGATCAACCTCGCCGCTGAGGCTCCGATCGTGTCACCGCCCGCCGACGGCGGGCTGGTGTTCGTTGATGTCGATGACACGATCATCGAAGTGCACGGCCCGAAGAAGCAGGGCGCCGGGTTCGGATACTCCGGTGTCCGCGGCATCAACGCGCTGCTCGCGACCGTATCGACCGACACCACCGCTCCCGTGGTCATCGGGCAGCGCCTCCGCAAGGGTGCGGCCGGGTCCCCACGAGGCGCTGCCCGGATCGTCGCCGACGCGCTCAAGACCGTCACCCGACTCCCCGGGATGAACGCTGCACCGGTGCTGCTGCGCGCGGACTCCGCTTACTACGGACACGCGACGGTGAGCGCCGCGCTCCGCGCGGGCGCGAACGTGTCGATCACCGCCCGGCAGGATCCCGCGGTGAAACGCGCGATCCACGCCATCCCGGATGATGCCTGGACGAAGATCGAGTATCCGAACGCGATCTATGACCCCGACACCGCCACCTGGACCTCTGTCGCGGAAGTCGCCGAGGTCCCGTTCACTGCGTTCGCCTCCAGACCGAAGAAGGACCACGTGCACGGGCGCCTCGTGGTGCGGCGGATCCCTGAACTGAACAAGAAGAAGCTGTCTCAGCCGACCCTGTTCGACACGCACCGCTTCCACGCGTTCTTCACCACCAGCACCCTCGACACGATCACCGCCGACCAGATCCACCGCCGCCACGCGATCATCGAGCAAGTCAACGCAGACCTGAAGAACTCCGCACTCGCCCACATGCCCTCAGGCGTCTTCACCGCCAACGCCGCCTGGCTCGTCCTCGCCGTCATCGCGTTCAACCTCACCCGCACCGCCGCGACCATCACCGGCTCCGCTCTCGCGTCCGCGACGACCGGGACGATCCGCCAGAAACTCATCAACATCCCCGCGAGGATCGCGACGTCCGCGCGCCGCATTCGACTGCATCTCCCCGAGAACTGGCCCTGGGAAACCGCATGGACCACGCTCGTCACGCATTCGCTGGCTCCACCACGACGCTGA